The genomic window CAACCTCCACATTGACCAAGCCCAGCGCCTCCGTGACCTCGCCAAGGAACGTAGAGCGCTTCAACAACGGCTCGATCAGGGTGATGTGGAGGTCCGGACGGGCGATCGCTAAGGGAATGCCCGGTAGACCTGCACCAGACCCGATATCAGCAACGGAAGCGTCCTCGGGCATCACCTCGGCAAGCACTGCGCAGTTCAGGATATGACGCTGCCAGAGGCGAGGGACTTCACGAGGGCCGATGAATCCGCGCACAGAGCCGTCAGTGGCCAGCAAACGGTGGTATTCGATGGCCAAAGGTAGACGCTCGCCGAAGATGGATTCGGCCTGGGTTGGTGGCGTGGCGTCGAAAAGCTCTTGCTCAGATTCCAAATGTTTCACGTGAAACT from Corynebacterium gerontici includes these protein-coding regions:
- the rsmG gene encoding 16S rRNA (guanine(527)-N(7))-methyltransferase RsmG — its product is MKHLESEQELFDATPPTQAESIFGERLPLAIEYHRLLATDGSVRGFIGPREVPRLWQRHILNCAVLAEVMPEDASVADIGSGAGLPGIPLAIARPDLHITLIEPLLKRSTFLGEVTEALGLVNVEVVRGRAEEGPVLRSIKGVDVVTSRAVAPLGKLAGWSLPLLKKGGEMIAMKGASVEEELERDAKLIAKAGGGKAQITVIGEQLEEPTTIIRIPKIR